TGCTGCTCTGTACGCAAACAGGATGTTTATTGCAGGAAGTATGATGCTCCTCATATCAGGAATACTTGATCTTATTGATGGTGGTGTGGCACGGATAAATAACAAATCCAGTGGTTTTGGTGCTGTCTTTGACTGGATTGCAGACAAATACATTGATGCACTGGCACTGCTGGGAATAGGGATGTCCGGAATTGCGGTCATCTCACAGATCATTTCAGTAAATGGATTTTCACCCCAGATTCTTGATTTTACCATCATAGCTATTGCCATTATCGGCTCTCTGATGAACACATTTATCAAACCGGTTGTATACGCCGAAATAGGATATGATACCAGAGAGGATGGTAAAATCGCCGATCCTCTGGAAGGCATCGGTTTTTTTGGACGCCCTGAAACGCTGATTATTCTGATTATTGGTGGAATTGCAGGATATATCTGGATTTCAGCAATTATTGTCGCTGTATGCACAAATCTATCAGCGATTCAGCGGATTATCTATCTTTACCGAACCATCCCCTGATATCTCTTACAAATAAATCCACGATTCCTGCCATTTTTTCTCCCAACAAAGGATTAATGCGGTACAGCATGTACGCAACTCCGA
Above is a window of Methanogenium organophilum DNA encoding:
- a CDS encoding CDP-alcohol phosphatidyltransferase family protein; translated protein: MNITALRPRAIKILNPLAHACAKTGITPNQLTLLAIVSGIGCAALYANRMFIAGSMMLLISGILDLIDGGVARINNKSSGFGAVFDWIADKYIDALALLGIGMSGIAVISQIISVNGFSPQILDFTIIAIAIIGSLMNTFIKPVVYAEIGYDTREDGKIADPLEGIGFFGRPETLIILIIGGIAGYIWISAIIVAVCTNLSAIQRIIYLYRTIP